The genomic region CCGGTCTCCTCGTCGCGGATCACCTTCACCGGCTTGCGCCGGACGATGTAGCCGGAGTGGGAGAGGAAGTCGAGGAAGCGCTGCTGCAGCGGATCGGTGGCGGTGAAGTCGGCCAGATAGTAATACGCGGCGTAGCAGACGGCATCGCCGACGAGGAACTCGCGCGCCTTGCGGTAGTCGACGAAGTAGCCGGCCTCGCGGCAGGCGTGATCCATGTTGGCGCCGTCGACGAAGAGCGCGACGCGCTCGCCGGACCGGAGGATGCGGCGAGGGTCGGGCGGCACCGGCGCGGGCGCGACCCTCGACTCCGGCGCCAGCGACGACAGCGGCGCCA from Burkholderiales bacterium harbors:
- a CDS encoding NYN domain-containing protein, giving the protein APLSSLAPESRVAPAPVPPDPRRILRSGERVALFVDGANMDHACREAGYFVDYRKAREFLVGDAVCYAAYYYLADFTATDPLQQRFLDFLSHSGYIVRRKPVKVIRDEETGERIIKANVDTEIVLDMLNTVGNYDVAFLLSGDGDFERAVELLRSRGKRVYVVTSRRSLSRELAYVADKPIFLLEELRAAIGREDRVPVPRAAER